A section of the Mesorhizobium loti genome encodes:
- a CDS encoding ABC transporter ATP-binding protein → MSGCLDIANLSAVLPNGARVLRSVSLSVQPGEVRALVGESGAGKTMIGKAVLGVLPSSVRIVEGDMLLEGEDLGKMPPKARRTLIGARTALIPQDPLTALNPSRRIGPQMTDRLVRILGWSGDQADTRIRHLLDEVQIRDPDRVLKSYPHELSGGMRQRVLIAAAFAAEPRLIVADEPTTALDVTVQKQILRLIAALQREHGTAILFVTHDLGVVAKISQKVSVLYAGKVVEEAETAALFAAPQHPYTRALMAATPRYTDPFASLKPVDEAVLAGLAAEIAVADQAWRPSHG, encoded by the coding sequence ATGAGCGGCTGTCTCGACATCGCCAATCTCAGCGCCGTGCTGCCGAACGGCGCCCGCGTGCTGCGCTCGGTCTCCCTCTCCGTGCAGCCCGGCGAGGTCCGCGCCCTGGTAGGCGAGAGCGGCGCCGGCAAGACGATGATCGGCAAGGCGGTGCTCGGCGTGCTGCCGTCCAGCGTGCGTATCGTCGAAGGCGACATGCTGCTCGAGGGCGAAGACCTCGGCAAGATGCCACCGAAGGCACGGCGCACGCTGATCGGCGCCCGCACCGCGCTGATCCCGCAGGACCCGCTGACCGCGCTCAACCCGTCGCGCCGCATCGGCCCGCAAATGACCGATCGGCTGGTGCGCATTCTCGGCTGGAGCGGCGACCAGGCCGACACCCGCATCCGGCACTTGCTTGACGAGGTGCAGATCCGTGACCCCGACCGCGTATTGAAAAGCTATCCGCACGAGCTCTCCGGCGGCATGCGTCAGCGCGTGCTGATCGCCGCCGCCTTCGCCGCCGAACCCCGGCTGATCGTCGCCGACGAACCGACCACGGCGCTCGACGTCACCGTGCAGAAGCAGATCCTGCGGCTGATCGCTGCGTTGCAGCGCGAGCACGGCACCGCGATCCTGTTCGTCACCCACGATCTCGGCGTCGTCGCCAAGATCAGTCAGAAGGTCTCGGTTCTCTATGCCGGCAAGGTGGTGGAGGAGGCTGAGACGGCCGCTCTCTTCGCGGCGCCGCAGCATCCCTACACGCGCGCGCTGATGGCGGCGACGCCGCGCTACACCGATCCGTTCGCCTCGCTGAAACCGGTGGACGAAGCGGTGCTGGCCGGGCTTGCGGCGGAGATCGCGGTGGCGGACCAGGCGTGGAGGCCAAGCCATGGCTGA
- a CDS encoding ATP-binding cassette domain-containing protein translates to MAEPLFSVRGLKVALPDMTRKPLIGRAPLAEILKGLDFDLPRGSVTGIVGESGSGKSTLGRALVRLLEPSAGSISFDGRDITHLPEAELRPLRRDLQMIFQDPMSSLNPRRTIASIIAAPLKQNGLGDRLKERVAEALQRVGLPQSFAGRYRHELSGGQRQRVGIARALALSPKFVLADEIVSGLDVSTQAQILTLLEKLAAEMGLTVAFISHDLSVIRRLCRQVIVMREGVIVEASATDALFDNPGKAYTRDLIAAIPLPEIDAGWLDIPSAGKAPP, encoded by the coding sequence ATGGCTGAGCCGCTGTTTTCCGTGCGCGGGCTGAAGGTCGCGCTGCCGGACATGACACGCAAGCCGCTGATCGGCCGCGCGCCCTTGGCCGAGATCCTGAAAGGCCTGGATTTCGACCTGCCCAGGGGGTCGGTGACCGGCATTGTCGGCGAATCCGGTTCCGGCAAGTCGACGCTTGGCCGCGCTTTGGTGCGGCTCTTGGAACCCAGTGCCGGCTCGATCAGCTTCGATGGCCGCGATATCACGCATCTGCCGGAAGCGGAGTTGCGGCCGTTGCGCCGCGACCTGCAGATGATCTTCCAGGATCCGATGTCGTCGCTCAATCCGCGCCGCACCATCGCCAGCATCATCGCCGCGCCGCTCAAGCAGAACGGGCTCGGCGACAGGCTCAAGGAACGTGTCGCCGAGGCGCTGCAGCGTGTCGGGCTGCCGCAGAGCTTCGCCGGCCGCTATCGCCATGAACTGTCAGGTGGCCAGCGCCAGCGGGTCGGCATTGCGCGCGCCCTGGCGCTGTCGCCGAAATTCGTGCTGGCCGACGAGATCGTCTCCGGCCTCGACGTGTCGACACAGGCGCAGATCCTCACCCTTCTGGAAAAGCTGGCGGCGGAGATGGGCCTGACCGTCGCCTTCATAAGCCACGATTTGTCCGTCATCCGGCGGCTGTGCCGGCAAGTGATCGTCATGCGCGAAGGCGTGATCGTCGAAGCCAGCGCCACCGACGCTTTGTTCGACAACCCTGGAAAGGCCTACACGCGCGATCTCATCGCAGCCATTCCGCTGCCCGAGATCGATGCCGGCTGGCTGGACATCCCTTCCGCCGGCAAGGCGCCGCCATGA
- a CDS encoding ABC transporter permease — protein sequence MRCSIRGCAMDRATRRGLSPKLWLAGGWLLLALLAAIFAPLVAPQDPLAQDLMLERLPPFWLDGAEPGYWLGTDSLGRDLLSRLIFGGRIAFIVAFAAAIAACLVGSTLGLIAGYFGGWADRIISRIVDVWMAFPPVLFAILLVAVLGTGISSVILAIAIIDWTRFCRVIRAEAMGQSRMDYVENARIAGYGRIGIMLREVLPNVVPSIVALLSLEMGIAVIVEAILSFVNLSISTDDPTWGGLIAEGRLSIHQAWWVLVFPLITLILTVLSFSQFGEALKARFDPVLR from the coding sequence ATGCGCTGCTCAATCCGAGGCTGCGCCATGGATAGAGCGACAAGACGCGGACTGAGCCCCAAGCTGTGGCTCGCCGGCGGCTGGCTGCTGCTGGCGCTGCTGGCGGCGATCTTCGCGCCGCTGGTCGCGCCACAGGATCCGCTGGCGCAGGATCTGATGCTGGAGCGGCTGCCGCCCTTCTGGCTCGATGGCGCCGAGCCGGGCTATTGGCTGGGCACCGACAGCCTCGGCCGCGATCTGTTGTCCCGGCTGATCTTCGGCGGCCGCATCGCCTTCATCGTCGCCTTTGCCGCGGCCATCGCCGCCTGCCTGGTCGGCTCGACGCTCGGGCTGATCGCGGGCTATTTTGGCGGCTGGGCCGACCGCATCATCTCGCGCATCGTCGATGTCTGGATGGCGTTTCCGCCGGTGCTGTTCGCCATCCTTTTGGTGGCCGTGCTGGGCACCGGCATCAGCTCCGTCATCCTCGCCATCGCGATCATCGACTGGACGCGCTTTTGCCGGGTGATCCGCGCCGAGGCGATGGGCCAGTCGCGCATGGACTATGTCGAGAATGCCCGCATCGCCGGCTATGGCCGCATCGGCATCATGCTGCGCGAAGTGCTGCCCAATGTGGTGCCGTCGATCGTGGCGCTGCTGTCGCTGGAGATGGGCATCGCCGTCATCGTCGAGGCGATCCTGTCCTTCGTCAACCTGTCGATCTCGACCGACGACCCAACCTGGGGCGGCCTCATCGCCGAGGGCCGGCTGTCGATCCACCAGGCCTGGTGGGTGCTGGTGTTTCCGCTGATCACGCTGATCCTCACCGTGCTGTCGTTCAGCCAGTTCGGCGAAGCGCTGAAGGCGCGTTTCGACCCGGTGCTGCGATGA
- a CDS encoding ABC transporter permease gives MLLQRFLIRLLTMLITLFGVAIVVFVVIRVAPGDPIAMMLPPGATDDDIARLRALYGLDKTIIQQFFIWLSGVVRGDFGTSISLRQDVLGLVFNRLPATLELAIVALVMAVVLGGTTAVLGARERGTAVEAGIDIASGAALSIPDFLWGLVLILLFGVLVPIFDISGRVSPQLDLPFVTQFYLFESLLRLRFDLTWDLLKHMLMPAVALALPLAAIIAQLLKQSLKEVLDLDYVVLARVKGFSETQVILREALKNAALPTLTLVGVQFTFLIGGTVIVERLFSYEGLGNMAIDAVINRDLPLIQGIVLVFALLFVLINLTVDMMYALLNPRLRHG, from the coding sequence ATGCTCCTGCAACGATTCCTGATCCGTCTGCTGACGATGCTGATCACGCTGTTCGGCGTGGCGATCGTCGTCTTCGTCGTGATCCGCGTCGCGCCAGGCGATCCGATCGCGATGATGCTGCCGCCCGGCGCGACGGATGACGACATCGCCCGGCTGCGCGCGCTCTACGGCCTCGACAAGACCATCATCCAACAATTCTTCATCTGGCTGTCCGGAGTGGTGCGCGGCGATTTCGGCACCTCGATCTCGCTGCGGCAAGACGTGCTCGGCCTCGTCTTCAACCGGCTGCCGGCGACGCTGGAGCTGGCCATCGTCGCACTGGTCATGGCCGTGGTGCTTGGAGGCACCACGGCCGTGCTCGGCGCGCGCGAACGTGGCACGGCGGTGGAAGCCGGCATCGACATCGCCAGCGGCGCCGCGCTTTCCATTCCCGATTTCCTGTGGGGGCTGGTGCTGATCCTGCTGTTCGGCGTGCTGGTGCCGATCTTCGATATTTCCGGCCGGGTCTCGCCACAGCTCGACCTGCCCTTCGTCACCCAGTTCTATCTCTTCGAGAGCCTGCTTCGGCTGCGCTTCGACCTGACCTGGGACCTGTTGAAACACATGCTGATGCCGGCGGTGGCGCTGGCGTTGCCGCTGGCGGCGATCATCGCGCAGTTGCTGAAGCAGTCGCTGAAGGAAGTGCTCGACCTCGACTATGTCGTGCTGGCCCGGGTGAAAGGATTTTCCGAGACGCAGGTGATCCTGCGCGAAGCGCTGAAGAACGCCGCACTACCGACACTGACCCTGGTCGGCGTGCAGTTCACATTCCTCATCGGCGGCACCGTCATCGTCGAGCGGCTGTTTTCCTATGAAGGCCTCGGCAACATGGCGATCGATGCCGTCATCAACCGCGACCTGCCGCTGATCCAGGGCATCGTGCTGGTCTTCGCGCTGCTGTTCGTGCTGATCAACCTCACAGTCGACATGATGTATGCGCTGCTCAATCCGAGGCTGCGCCATGGATAG